The nucleotide window CAATTTACCAGGGAGCAAGTTATGATGAATCTGTTAAAAATCTAAAGTTTTCGTTCAATAATGCCGGTTTCTACAATTTAACCTTTATTAAGGTAACAGGCGAAGTGGATAATCCTCAGAGTATAAATGGGGCAATTAAATCCTGGTCTGTGGAATTTGGATCAGAGATTGAGACTTCAACTGAAATTGTTTTTGAGATTTATTCTGCCAGCTAAGAAAAGAAATGTGGATGAAGCGTGTTAAGCGTTCATCCTTTTTTTTGGTTATAGTGTTAAATAAGAGCTAACCACTAATGTTCCGATAGAATTAATGTTATAATAATAACAGAAAGACAACCATTTACAGCTCCAAGAAAAAGTCTGTGCAGCTGTAAATAAAGAATAAGTCAGGGTCAATCGCATAAACCGTAGATTTCCTTTGAATAAATTGGTTGGGTGCAAGGATTGCTGGAAACAAATAAGTTGGTATTTATTCCAGTATGACGGAAAGGAAGTAAAGCTATGTTTGATTTAGAAAAAGCAGAACAGTTTATCCAAAAGCAAACGCAGAGATATCCTCTATTTGAATACTATCGGATTGTTGATGTTGATTCTTACGAGGTTTATGAGTGGAAAAAATCGCATCTGATGGCAACCGGGGAACATTGTTATCAGGTATGGAGTCGTAATTGCGCATGCCGAAACTGTGTGTCCCGATTAGCTGTGGATGAAAATCGGTCGATTATAAAAATGGAAACAACTCAGGATCATCGGATCTTTTTGATCGAATCTGTACCGTTAAAAGAGTTAGGAGATCATTACGCCTTGGAATTGATCAAGGAGGTGACGGATAATTTGTTATTTGCGGATCATGATCAAAAGAACAATGTGATGCTGACAGAAATTATTTATAAGATGAATGAATTGTCTACCCATGATTCCTATACTGGACTTTACAATAAGCGTTTTATGGAACATGAGCTGAAACGGGAAATTTCCGACTGGAAAGAAGAAAGACCCTTGACGATAGCTTTGCTGGATATTGACCAGTTTAAGACCGTGAATGATAACTATGGTCATTTGGTGGGGGATCGGGTTATTCTGGCCTTGTCAGAAGCGTTGAAAGAATGTGCTGAAAGTCATAATGGCTGGGCTTGCCGAATTGGCGGCGATGAATTCCTGATTCTGTTCCGGGGGATCAATGAAGCGCAGGCGCAACAGGTGATTCAGAACTTTCGTTCAGAAATAGCCCGGATTTCATTCGGGGAAGCGGCTAGGGATTATCAGATTTCAGTCAGTGTTGGTCTTGCTGAATATGATCTGAAATTTCAAGATTGGGAAACTTGGTTTACACTGGCAGATCAGGCGATGTATGAAAATAAAATGCAGGCGGAGATCCGAAATTGTCCTTTCAAGGATAAACCTGTGCAATGACCGCGCTATGATGCTGAAGAAAGAAAAACAAGCGATTCTGACGAGGACTGAATACCTTCAAAATCCATGCCGTACATCTGCAATACCCTTTTGGAAATGCTTTGATTATGAGCTGCCGGCAGGTGTTGAAGTTATCCATGAGGAAGAAATCGGAAAAATAGATATCGATAAA belongs to Holdemania massiliensis and includes:
- a CDS encoding GGDEF domain-containing protein, yielding MFDLEKAEQFIQKQTQRYPLFEYYRIVDVDSYEVYEWKKSHLMATGEHCYQVWSRNCACRNCVSRLAVDENRSIIKMETTQDHRIFLIESVPLKELGDHYALELIKEVTDNLLFADHDQKNNVMLTEIIYKMNELSTHDSYTGLYNKRFMEHELKREISDWKEERPLTIALLDIDQFKTVNDNYGHLVGDRVILALSEALKECAESHNGWACRIGGDEFLILFRGINEAQAQQVIQNFRSEIARISFGEAARDYQISVSVGLAEYDLKFQDWETWFTLADQAMYENKMQAEIRNCPFKDKPVQ